Proteins found in one Ptychodera flava strain L36383 chromosome 3, AS_Pfla_20210202, whole genome shotgun sequence genomic segment:
- the LOC139129813 gene encoding cell adhesion molecule CEACAM6-like, whose amino-acid sequence MLKCTVDFNPSAPGELVWFQDGQEMHRENSARNVWTKTLTKADNNGVFVCQLQHKTLQRWKWSMLSCEEEVVLNVQYSPHVSVSGSQTEILEGDTYNARCKVIDANPDEILLTYWIGPHGKIADNATLMLWNVTRDQRGDYTCVMVNEFYNGEQGNGTASVMVDVQYLSKIALTVSPLINATVNDEITINCTVLDSNPKPYELRFSLDGNIIAEDFGPSLQYLIPSAKANDSGTYKCQAFTLFYNGVEEYSLSEYTIVIRYSPTITIANTRVTADIGDTVELECSVNSLPPSVVSWYDPGNDVISNKEDRNEDDTVTSRVAIIVEDESYYGIYTCQADNGIPPIARQTIELAKSVSSSTIAIAVGVAGGGLFVILLFVLIFCCYRLRSNKISKVITVARIERTRTQDPNLKGCHVMLT is encoded by the exons ATGTTAAAATGTACAGTCGACTTTAATCCTAGTGCTCCAGGTGAGCTTGTATGGTTCCAGGACGGCCAAGAAATGCATCGTGAAAATAGTGCAAGAAATGTTTGGACAAAAACCCTGACAAAAGCAGATAACAATGGTGTATTCGTTTGCCAATTGCAACACAAGACATTGCAGCGATGGAAATGGTCCATGTTATCGTGTGAAGAAGAGGTTGTCCTCAATGTTCAAT ATAGCCCACACGTTTCTGTTAGTGGGAGTCAAACTGAAATTTTGGAAGGAGATACATACAATGCTCGATGTAAAGTCATTGATGCCAACCCTGACGAAATATTGCTAACCTATTGGATTGGACCACACGGGAAAATTGCTGACAATGCAACGTTAATGCTTTGGAACGTGACGCGGGACCAGCGCGGTGACTACACCTGTGTGATGGTCAATGAATTTTACAACGGTGAACAAGGAAACGGTACAGCGTCTGTCATGGTGGATGTACAAT ATCTGTCAAAAATTGCCCTGACAGTGTCTCCCCTTATCAACGCTACTGTAAACGACGAGATAACCATTAACTGCACAGTTCTTGATAGTAACCCGAAACCCTATGAGTTAAGGTTTTCACTAGACGGAAACATCATTGCTGAGGATTTTGGACCAAGTCTACAATATCTGATTCCTAGTGCTAAGGCAAACGATAGCGGTACATATAAATGCCAAGCCTTTACGCTATTCTACAATGGTGTTGAAGAATATTCCTTGTCTGAATACACGATCGTTATACGTT ATTCTCCAACGATTACTATAGCTAATACCAGAGTGACAGCAGATATAGGTGACACCGTTGAACTTGAGTGTTCAGTGAATAGCCTTCCACCATCAGTGGTATCATGGTATGACCCTGGCAATGATGTCATTTCAAACAAAGAAGATCGAAATGAAGACGACACTGTCACGAGTAGAGTAGCCATCATCGTCGAAGATGAGTCTTACTACGGGATATACACATGTCAAGCAGACAATGGCATACCGCCGATAGCAAGACAAACTATTGAGTTAGCAAAATCAg TTTCATCATCTACAATCGCGATTGCTGTTGGTGTAGCTGGAGGTGGACTTTTTGTCATACTGCTTTTTGTGCTGATCTTTTGTTGTTACAGACTAAGAAGCAACAAGATAAGTAAGG TAATCACAGTAGCAAGAATAGAGAGGACTCGGACCCAAGATCCGAACCTGAAGGGTTGTCACGTAATGTTGACATAA